In the genome of Candidatus Moraniibacteriota bacterium, one region contains:
- a CDS encoding glycosyltransferase — MKIAIFSDNFYPEMSGISDSIISLARELAARGHKIVFYVPRYSRRDFAVSKLPFRELDLGENIEIFRLFSLPYKAAPTKQGRLVLPILSSYRHIKRFDPDIIYTQLFFGAGLEALLLSKLLKKMIVGTNHTPLLEFLKYAPVRWKRLENAGMKYVNWYYRHCVFVSAPCRALLSEMESFGFRSKSRVLSNPLELSDFSSSGSPDEKVALKKKFGLSEHALLYTGRLAQEKNIDVVLRAMAIAKKSIPDISCAITGHGSAEPSLRQLAKKLGIEESVHFLGYLECEEFSDVYRAADIFTVMSTAETQCLSMMHAFASGLPVIAADAYGLPEYVPKNAGFIVAPGDTAGLAERMVYLFSYPEEMMRLGENGRNFVREFSASAVANEWERIFRTILGEVSETGEPVLSIVIPAYNEEKFLETTLRTVLQRVSESRRSIEVIVVNNASTDRTREIALWFPGVVVVDEWQKGLSRARQAGFLASRGALIANIDADSLIPKGWIDRVLAEFARKNNLVALSGPYIYYDISPVTNFFIRLYYSAGFLFHLFNHHVLRSGALIQGGNFVLRRSALEKIGGFDVTITFFGEDTDIARRIQKEGRVRFTFSLPMRTSGRRLNREGVFRAASVYTVNHLWVLFFKRPFTKSFRDIR; from the coding sequence ATGAAAATCGCGATATTTTCGGACAACTTCTATCCGGAGATGAGCGGGATATCCGATTCCATTATCTCTCTCGCGAGGGAGCTCGCGGCACGCGGACACAAAATCGTTTTTTATGTCCCGCGGTACTCGCGGCGCGATTTTGCTGTTTCGAAATTGCCGTTTCGCGAATTGGATCTCGGCGAGAATATCGAAATTTTTCGACTGTTCTCACTTCCGTACAAAGCGGCTCCGACCAAGCAGGGGCGGCTCGTACTCCCGATACTTTCGAGTTATCGGCATATCAAAAGATTTGATCCGGATATTATATATACGCAGCTCTTCTTCGGCGCCGGACTCGAAGCGCTTCTTCTATCGAAGCTTCTCAAAAAGATGATTGTCGGAACGAATCACACGCCGCTTCTCGAATTTCTCAAGTATGCGCCGGTCCGATGGAAGCGACTCGAGAACGCCGGGATGAAATATGTGAACTGGTATTATCGGCACTGTGTCTTCGTAAGTGCGCCGTGCCGCGCGCTTCTCTCTGAAATGGAATCGTTTGGTTTTCGCTCGAAGTCGCGCGTGCTTTCCAATCCGTTGGAGCTTTCGGATTTTTCTTCAAGCGGTTCTCCGGATGAAAAGGTCGCACTGAAGAAAAAATTCGGATTGTCCGAACATGCGCTTCTTTACACGGGTCGGCTTGCGCAGGAAAAGAATATCGATGTCGTGCTTCGAGCGATGGCGATTGCTAAGAAATCGATTCCGGATATCTCGTGTGCCATTACCGGTCATGGCTCTGCCGAGCCGTCGCTTCGACAATTGGCAAAGAAGCTTGGCATAGAGGAAAGCGTGCATTTTCTGGGTTATTTGGAGTGCGAGGAATTTTCCGACGTGTATCGGGCGGCGGATATTTTTACGGTGATGAGTACAGCGGAGACGCAGTGCCTTAGCATGATGCATGCGTTTGCTTCGGGATTGCCGGTGATTGCCGCGGATGCGTATGGGTTGCCGGAATACGTACCAAAGAATGCCGGGTTTATTGTTGCTCCCGGCGATACGGCTGGTCTTGCGGAGAGAATGGTCTATCTTTTTTCTTATCCGGAAGAGATGATGCGGCTTGGTGAGAACGGGAGAAACTTTGTGCGCGAGTTTTCCGCATCGGCGGTTGCGAATGAATGGGAGCGAATATTCCGAACGATTCTGGGAGAAGTGTCCGAGACAGGTGAGCCGGTTCTCAGTATTGTCATTCCCGCATACAATGAGGAGAAATTTCTTGAGACAACGCTTCGGACGGTCTTGCAGAGAGTGAGTGAGAGTCGCCGGAGTATCGAAGTGATCGTGGTGAACAACGCGAGTACGGATCGAACGCGGGAGATTGCGCTTTGGTTTCCCGGAGTTGTCGTCGTAGACGAATGGCAAAAGGGTCTCTCTCGAGCACGACAGGCCGGATTCCTCGCGTCGAGAGGCGCTCTTATCGCCAATATCGACGCGGACTCTCTGATACCGAAGGGGTGGATTGATCGGGTCTTGGCTGAGTTTGCAAGGAAGAATAATTTAGTGGCATTGAGCGGCCCATACATTTATTATGATATTTCGCCGGTGACGAATTTCTTCATACGGCTCTACTATTCGGCGGGTTTTCTCTTTCATTTATTCAATCATCACGTGCTTCGATCGGGCGCGCTGATTCAAGGTGGAAACTTTGTGTTGAGACGGTCAGCTCTGGAAAAAATAGGCGGGTTTGATGTTACTATCACTTTTTTTGGAGAGGATACGGATATTGCACGCCGTATTCAGAAGGAGGGGCGTGTTCGATTCACCTTTTCTCTTCCGATGCGGACATCGGGACGCCGATTGAATCGCGAGGGCGTGTTTCGTGCTGCATCCGTGTATACCGTGAACCATTTGTGGGTGCTCTTTTTTAAGCGGCCGTTCACGAAAAGTTTCCGCGATATTCGATAA
- a CDS encoding HAD-IC family P-type ATPase: MLTPRVKKIRDLWYIVSRNVFLLTNGVILTVVALLFVFGDRQAGLFLGLVTVINMLLGLGQDIRAWRALEKLQLLTAPHVNRIRDGVEESVLTEDVRKGDMLRLGLGDQIPCDGVLVSSESLELNEGLITGESTSLPRGAGERVLAGSIITSGAGLMRAETVFAESRIARMTEGVQRSSVAESPIQKSVNMVIRYSGYVLVVVIAFAVLRGVMAHESNVNIVKHVGALASVIVAQGLAFGMTLLFAYGAAHLFRRHVLLQEVNATEKLGRIKNLCLDKTGTLCENGLTAERFLSVDGAPEAKSFEYMTAYLDGTNDTSQTALAVRKLLTNDSFKGVKIDGLPFSSWRRFGAVSFRDVSGDTMVLVVGAAEVMIPQLIAASEQSWLQDILSREAREGNRLLCIALSDGMGIPQDIAQSKLSLLGVFVLSSRLRPGIREAIEFFQKRGVRIRILSGDHAETVRAIARSAGVLETDSVVSGADIDQWTEEEFGDRVRNTTIFARIFPEQKERIVEALKDDGFTAMVGDGANDALALKKSDLGIAMFEGAPATRQVASIVLTNNSFTALPGGVELADSIIKNAEIFASIFFSFSFTGFFLFVWVSILGYAFPLTPLNMTLINYFTIGFPSILISYWTIRPAGKAVAAHAGNFLRKVLPFVVSSSLLQAVALGFIFALSGEQLKNSPSNFLIVLASLILGFIFFLFVPRVFRGKLAPSEMRDLVLLALFEAILLPIALHVPLVLRFFEIDIPPISPDASVRFSLVLFVYTLLQYVLARWFARGERD; the protein is encoded by the coding sequence ATGCTGACACCGCGCGTGAAAAAAATTCGGGATTTGTGGTATATCGTATCGAGGAATGTATTCCTTTTGACAAACGGCGTTATCCTGACAGTCGTGGCGCTTCTCTTTGTATTTGGTGATCGGCAGGCAGGATTGTTCTTGGGGCTGGTGACCGTGATCAATATGCTGCTTGGTCTCGGACAGGATATTCGTGCGTGGCGCGCGCTTGAAAAGCTCCAGCTTTTGACGGCGCCGCATGTGAATCGTATTCGCGACGGTGTCGAGGAATCCGTTCTTACGGAAGATGTTCGGAAGGGAGATATGCTTCGTCTCGGCTTGGGCGATCAGATACCGTGTGACGGCGTATTGGTATCGTCGGAATCACTTGAGCTGAATGAGGGGCTTATTACGGGCGAGTCGACATCGTTGCCGCGCGGAGCGGGGGAGCGGGTGCTTGCGGGAAGCATTATTACCTCCGGTGCCGGTCTGATGCGGGCGGAGACGGTGTTTGCCGAGAGTCGCATTGCGCGTATGACGGAGGGAGTGCAGCGATCATCGGTTGCCGAGAGTCCGATACAGAAGTCGGTCAATATGGTGATCCGATATTCCGGGTATGTACTGGTCGTTGTCATTGCTTTTGCGGTTCTTCGCGGTGTCATGGCACATGAGTCGAATGTGAATATCGTGAAGCATGTCGGCGCGCTCGCGAGCGTGATCGTGGCGCAGGGGTTGGCATTCGGCATGACGCTTCTCTTCGCTTATGGAGCGGCGCATCTTTTTCGCCGGCACGTGCTTCTGCAGGAAGTGAATGCGACGGAGAAACTCGGGCGTATCAAGAATCTCTGCCTGGACAAGACGGGAACGCTTTGTGAGAACGGGCTCACGGCGGAGCGGTTTTTGTCTGTTGACGGTGCGCCGGAGGCGAAGTCGTTCGAATACATGACGGCATATCTTGATGGGACAAATGACACATCTCAGACCGCTCTTGCTGTACGGAAGCTTCTTACCAATGACTCTTTCAAGGGGGTTAAAATTGATGGACTGCCTTTCTCTTCGTGGCGTCGGTTTGGTGCAGTGTCATTTAGGGATGTATCGGGAGATACGATGGTGCTCGTGGTGGGAGCTGCCGAAGTAATGATCCCGCAGCTCATTGCCGCATCGGAACAATCGTGGCTGCAGGACATCCTGTCTCGGGAAGCTCGTGAGGGGAATCGGCTTCTTTGTATCGCCCTTTCGGATGGTATGGGTATTCCTCAGGATATCGCGCAGTCGAAACTTTCTCTGCTCGGCGTTTTCGTTCTCTCGAGCCGGCTTCGTCCGGGCATCCGTGAAGCAATCGAGTTCTTTCAGAAGCGTGGAGTGCGTATTCGCATCCTCTCGGGCGATCATGCGGAGACGGTACGGGCCATTGCTCGGTCGGCAGGTGTTCTTGAAACCGACAGCGTGGTCTCGGGTGCGGATATCGATCAGTGGACAGAGGAAGAATTCGGAGATCGCGTGCGGAATACGACTATTTTTGCGCGAATATTTCCCGAGCAGAAAGAGCGGATTGTTGAAGCGTTGAAAGACGATGGATTTACGGCGATGGTGGGCGACGGCGCGAACGATGCTTTGGCGCTCAAGAAATCGGATCTCGGTATCGCGATGTTTGAAGGTGCTCCGGCGACACGTCAGGTTGCTTCGATTGTGTTGACAAACAATAGTTTCACGGCGCTTCCGGGCGGCGTGGAATTGGCGGACAGCATTATCAAAAACGCGGAGATTTTTGCAAGCATCTTTTTCAGTTTTTCATTTACGGGATTTTTTCTCTTCGTGTGGGTCAGTATTTTGGGCTACGCCTTTCCGCTCACGCCGCTCAATATGACGCTTATCAATTATTTTACTATCGGCTTCCCGAGTATTCTTATCTCATACTGGACGATCCGTCCGGCAGGGAAAGCAGTTGCTGCGCATGCGGGAAATTTCTTGAGAAAAGTACTTCCTTTCGTAGTCTCGTCGTCATTGCTGCAGGCGGTTGCTCTGGGATTTATCTTTGCTCTGAGTGGCGAACAGCTGAAAAATTCGCCGTCGAATTTCCTCATCGTTCTGGCTTCGCTTATTTTGGGATTTATTTTCTTCCTCTTTGTCCCGAGGGTTTTCCGGGGAAAGCTCGCGCCTTCGGAGATGAGAGATTTGGTACTGCTCGCGCTCTTCGAGGCGATATTGCTTCCGATAGCTCTTCATGTCCCGTTGGTTTTGCGATTCTTTGAAATCGATATTCCGCCGATTTCTCCTGATGCCTCAGTCAGGTTTTCTTTGGTATTATTCGTCTATACGCTTCTCCAATATGTTCTTGCGCGTTGGTTTGCTCGCGGGGAGCGGGACTGA
- a CDS encoding matrixin family metalloprotease, with product MAFFFRTIRAVLLSLVVLASSFAVVFALKTGKMPTVSSSRAVLSKVIPALDDSCRFPLEYRVGTIDPNFHLSEAEFLKAIHEAEAIWESGTGRDLLMESTDTDAIPINLVFDDRQAETDSLKETSSDIESRKSAYESLRSEYNALRKEFDGKKFAYDGHVSSYEKKLRDYERRVEKYQDRLASYERLVAQWNAEGGAPPDEYEELEDERKDLKKEASDIDDERKRLNDEKSALAKEYAALNVLSGQVNTAAGSLNRMASALNLTVDTYNQVSGAREEFTTGLYTKDASGANIDVFQFYDHDDLVLILAHEMGHALGIGHAAESTSIMYPSVGEQKPVLTDEDRRLFEELCKE from the coding sequence ATGGCATTCTTCTTTCGAACGATTCGAGCTGTTCTTCTTTCCTTAGTTGTCTTGGCGTCTTCATTTGCAGTCGTATTTGCTCTGAAGACGGGGAAGATGCCAACAGTGTCTTCTTCTCGGGCAGTGCTCTCCAAAGTGATTCCGGCACTTGATGATTCGTGTCGGTTTCCGCTTGAGTATCGGGTGGGGACTATTGATCCGAATTTCCATCTCTCGGAAGCGGAGTTTTTGAAGGCGATTCATGAGGCCGAGGCGATATGGGAATCGGGGACCGGTCGAGACCTTCTTATGGAAAGCACCGATACCGATGCGATCCCGATCAATCTTGTCTTTGATGATCGGCAGGCGGAAACAGATTCTCTCAAAGAAACATCATCGGATATCGAGAGCCGGAAATCCGCCTATGAGTCGCTGCGTTCCGAGTATAATGCACTCCGCAAAGAGTTTGATGGGAAGAAATTCGCCTATGACGGACACGTGTCTTCGTATGAGAAGAAGCTCCGCGACTATGAACGGCGTGTCGAGAAATATCAAGATCGACTGGCATCGTATGAGCGATTGGTTGCGCAGTGGAATGCCGAAGGCGGTGCACCTCCCGACGAGTATGAGGAATTGGAAGATGAGCGGAAGGATCTCAAGAAGGAGGCATCTGATATCGATGACGAACGCAAGCGATTGAATGATGAGAAGTCGGCGCTCGCGAAGGAATATGCTGCGCTCAATGTGCTTTCCGGGCAGGTGAATACGGCGGCGGGGAGTCTCAATCGCATGGCAAGCGCGCTCAACTTGACCGTTGATACGTATAACCAGGTGTCCGGCGCGCGCGAGGAATTTACAACCGGACTCTATACCAAAGATGCTTCCGGCGCGAATATCGACGTGTTCCAGTTCTACGATCACGACGACTTGGTGCTTATTCTGGCGCATGAGATGGGGCACGCGCTTGGCATTGGACATGCGGCGGAGAGTACGTCCATTATGTATCCGTCCGTTGGCGAGCAGAAACCGGTACTGACCGATGAAGATCGAAGGCTGTTTGAGGAGCTCTGTAAAGAGTAG
- a CDS encoding nickel-dependent hydrogenase large subunit: protein MHQISELSQFSIEELTKVEGAAGLNVFIENGKVQKVEFAIKEFKRFYTHAMEGKPIAAIPQLLARICGTCSNAHLVASIEAVEKTLGIVPSEQTMLLRTLTYHGLIIRDHALHLYLFCLPDFFGKDSLLGFDDDDPIQHQLLHDAFAVKAAGNHLAIAVAGRSVHAPLPMPGGFGKTPDTKSITEVIIELENIRPAVLRLIKVFTDDPSSLVRKSNYAALRNSKFSYLEGDLWDMKGFVVDEAGYRDHLEHVVLPYSQASAYTFDGETYRVGAIARLNINSSGLHPRTKHDAAEAIALFPSNNIFHNNLAQAIEILHSVDEAIDLLKQKTFQPEPPQKIVPKAGIGVGLVEAPRGALYHKLEVNDKGIVERGEVVVPTGQNQIAIELDLIQFINEHMDMEESAIKLECEKIIRAYDPCMSCGAHFLELKMSTNGSRLKKVISKKQAAKSDPQKHLPHHH, encoded by the coding sequence ATGCATCAAATATCCGAACTCAGCCAATTCTCAATCGAAGAGCTTACCAAAGTGGAAGGCGCTGCCGGACTCAATGTGTTTATCGAAAATGGAAAGGTGCAAAAAGTGGAATTCGCCATCAAAGAATTCAAGCGTTTCTACACGCACGCCATGGAAGGCAAACCGATCGCAGCGATTCCTCAGCTCCTTGCGCGCATCTGCGGTACCTGTTCGAACGCACACCTCGTCGCAAGCATCGAAGCCGTCGAGAAGACGCTCGGCATTGTTCCGAGCGAGCAGACCATGCTTCTGCGCACCCTTACCTATCATGGACTCATCATTCGCGATCATGCGCTCCACCTCTACCTCTTCTGTCTTCCCGACTTCTTCGGCAAAGACTCGCTCTTGGGATTTGATGATGACGACCCCATACAACACCAGCTCCTCCATGACGCCTTCGCCGTGAAAGCCGCCGGCAACCACCTCGCAATCGCCGTCGCCGGGCGAAGCGTCCATGCGCCCCTCCCCATGCCCGGCGGCTTCGGAAAAACTCCCGATACGAAGTCCATCACTGAAGTCATCATCGAACTGGAAAACATTCGCCCGGCAGTGCTCCGCCTCATCAAAGTCTTTACCGACGATCCGTCATCACTCGTCCGAAAAAGCAACTACGCCGCCCTCCGCAACAGCAAATTTTCCTACCTCGAAGGCGACCTCTGGGATATGAAAGGATTCGTCGTTGACGAGGCGGGCTATCGCGACCATCTAGAGCACGTTGTCCTGCCATACTCCCAAGCTTCCGCCTACACGTTCGACGGCGAAACCTACCGCGTCGGCGCGATCGCTCGACTCAACATCAATAGCTCCGGCCTCCACCCACGCACCAAACACGACGCCGCAGAGGCGATCGCACTGTTCCCTTCCAACAATATCTTTCACAACAATCTCGCCCAGGCGATCGAAATCCTCCACTCCGTCGACGAAGCGATTGATCTCCTCAAACAGAAAACCTTCCAGCCCGAACCGCCACAGAAAATCGTCCCGAAAGCCGGCATCGGCGTAGGACTTGTCGAGGCGCCCCGTGGCGCGCTCTACCACAAGCTCGAAGTAAACGACAAAGGCATCGTCGAGCGCGGCGAGGTCGTCGTCCCGACCGGTCAAAACCAGATCGCCATCGAACTCGACCTCATCCAATTCATCAATGAGCACATGGACATGGAGGAGTCCGCCATAAAACTCGAGTGCGAAAAAATAATCCGCGCCTACGACCCCTGCATGTCCTGCGGCGCCCACTTCCTCGAACTCAAAATGAGCACCAACGGCTCGAGGCTCAAAAAGGTAATTTCAAAGAAACAAGCCGCCAAAAGTGACCCACAAAAACATCTCCCACATCATCACTAG
- a CDS encoding ABC transporter permease, which produces MFFSDIFFETTTALLANKVRTGLTVLGIVIGIGSVIAMVAIGTGAQQSVQESIQSIGSNLLMVRPGSQRGPGQPVSQGQGSAVTLTLEDSDAIKDAVSSIEAIAPVVSSNSQVIANGQNTRTSISGTTPDYVSVRNLGIDAGQFFTAEQNTRLAKVAVLGPDVVDSLFGDGSSTDTSIVDSADVVGKKIRIGGIDFTVIGTTASKGGSGFGSEDDVIYVPISTAMQYLSGSDALSLINITIAHESEMDAASEEITALLRERHGLSGDDASDFRVMNQSDIVQTATSVTSTFTLLLGAVAGISLLVGGIGIMNMMLTTVTERTREIGLRKAIGAKRRDISRQFLVESIVLTFCGGVLGVLLGWLAAFLFSKFGSMTTQVSLSSVLVAFGVSAAIGVLFGWYPARRASSLNPIEALRYE; this is translated from the coding sequence ATGTTCTTCTCTGATATTTTCTTTGAGACGACAACAGCGCTTCTTGCGAACAAAGTGCGAACCGGGCTGACGGTGCTTGGTATCGTGATCGGTATCGGCTCGGTGATTGCAATGGTGGCTATCGGGACTGGTGCGCAGCAGTCTGTTCAGGAGAGTATTCAGTCTATTGGATCGAATCTTCTCATGGTGCGTCCCGGGTCGCAACGCGGTCCCGGACAGCCAGTGAGTCAGGGTCAGGGATCGGCAGTAACGCTGACACTGGAGGATTCCGATGCCATCAAAGACGCCGTTTCTTCTATTGAGGCGATTGCTCCGGTGGTTTCGAGTAACTCTCAAGTTATAGCCAACGGACAAAATACACGGACATCCATAAGTGGTACGACGCCGGACTATGTTTCTGTTCGAAATCTCGGGATTGATGCGGGACAATTTTTTACCGCGGAACAGAATACTCGGCTTGCCAAAGTTGCCGTTCTTGGTCCGGATGTCGTGGATTCCTTGTTTGGAGATGGGTCGTCGACTGATACCTCCATAGTTGATTCCGCCGATGTTGTCGGGAAGAAAATACGTATAGGCGGCATTGATTTCACGGTGATCGGTACGACGGCTTCGAAGGGCGGAAGCGGGTTTGGTAGTGAAGATGATGTCATCTATGTGCCGATCTCGACGGCTATGCAGTATCTCTCGGGGAGCGATGCGTTGTCACTTATCAATATTACTATTGCCCATGAGTCGGAAATGGATGCGGCGTCAGAAGAAATTACGGCGCTCTTACGAGAGCGTCACGGACTCTCTGGGGATGACGCTTCCGATTTTCGCGTCATGAACCAATCCGATATTGTTCAAACAGCAACGTCGGTAACGAGCACGTTCACATTGTTGCTCGGCGCCGTTGCCGGCATATCGCTCTTGGTCGGCGGTATCGGCATTATGAATATGATGCTCACGACAGTGACAGAGCGGACGCGTGAGATCGGATTGCGCAAGGCGATCGGTGCGAAGCGGCGAGATATCAGTCGGCAATTTCTCGTTGAATCAATCGTACTGACATTCTGTGGAGGTGTTCTTGGTGTGTTGCTCGGGTGGCTTGCTGCTTTTCTTTTTTCGAAGTTCGGCAGTATGACAACGCAAGTATCTCTGTCATCGGTTCTAGTAGCTTTCGGAGTTTCTGCGGCTATCGGTGTGCTCTTTGGGTGGTATCCGGCGCGTCGTGCGTCGAGTCTGAATCCGATTGAAGCGCTTCGATACGAATAG
- a CDS encoding ABC transporter ATP-binding protein — protein MARADLFICLTRVIECSNLKKTYVNGDSETLALQGASLSIRDGEFVSIMGPSGSGKSTLMHILGLLDSPTSGEYFLDGKDVSKLSEDELADIRVRKIGFVFQAFNLLPRTTVLRNVMLPLIYEGVPRSDRLSRAEEALRAVGFPEDRWNHLSNQLSGGQMQRVAIARALVNHPSLILADEPTGNLDTKTGVLVLEAFRRLNTEQGHTIVLITHEPDVAAHTDRIISIRDGELVSDVSNSYRSSRR, from the coding sequence ATGGCTCGAGCAGATTTATTTATTTGTCTTACGCGTGTGATCGAGTGTTCAAATCTGAAGAAAACGTATGTGAACGGCGATTCGGAAACGCTTGCGCTTCAGGGGGCATCGCTTTCCATTCGTGATGGGGAATTTGTTTCCATTATGGGGCCATCTGGATCGGGAAAGTCGACCTTGATGCATATTCTTGGCCTCTTGGACTCTCCGACGAGTGGCGAATATTTTCTTGATGGAAAAGATGTCTCGAAGCTTTCCGAAGATGAGCTTGCCGATATTCGCGTGCGGAAGATCGGTTTCGTTTTCCAGGCGTTCAACCTTTTGCCACGGACGACTGTGCTGCGGAATGTGATGTTGCCGCTCATTTATGAGGGTGTGCCAAGGAGTGATCGATTGTCTCGCGCAGAAGAAGCGCTTCGCGCGGTGGGCTTTCCGGAAGATCGGTGGAACCATCTCTCGAATCAGCTTTCGGGCGGGCAGATGCAACGCGTTGCTATCGCTCGGGCGCTTGTGAATCACCCGTCACTTATTCTTGCCGATGAGCCGACGGGGAATCTCGATACCAAGACGGGTGTTTTGGTGCTCGAGGCATTCCGAAGATTGAATACCGAGCAGGGGCATACGATTGTGCTGATCACGCATGAACCAGATGTCGCAGCGCATACCGATCGGATTATCTCTATTCGAGACGGTGAACTGGTGAGCGATGTGTCGAATTCATATCGGTCTTCTCGTCGCTGA
- a CDS encoding efflux RND transporter periplasmic adaptor subunit, which yields MNERTGLAKFRRFVIPTLIVLAVLGGAYYFWFRSTDTTSSASTIKTTTVKRGDLVSSVTGSGQVYAESSVDLKSVVAGDAIDVVSVSVKNDQEVKKGDLIATLDMEDAQKSVRDAELSLRSAEIKMAQTEKLYKHETEDDRRTRQLQEVVVRDAENRLSDAKEDLQKYLIRAPFDGVVTGLSVSAGDSVSRDDILATIISKKLYAKVLLNEVDAASVSVGQQTKISFSAVEASDVPGVVSKIDTIGTVSSGVVSYNAEIGFDDVPENLKPGMSADVEIILSEAKNVLYIPTSALRSDGNAKYVLALDASKNKGNSSLTEDMFRKVTVTLGNSDDVSTEVRSGLSEGDVIMTTKSSSSASNSTTSSSSRRTGGGMFPF from the coding sequence ATGAATGAGCGAACAGGGTTGGCGAAGTTTCGGAGATTTGTTATTCCGACTCTCATTGTCTTGGCAGTATTGGGTGGCGCTTACTACTTTTGGTTTCGATCGACTGATACGACGAGCAGTGCGTCGACAATCAAAACAACGACGGTGAAGCGGGGCGATCTTGTGTCATCTGTGACGGGGAGCGGACAGGTGTATGCCGAGTCCTCGGTCGATTTGAAATCGGTAGTTGCGGGTGATGCTATCGACGTGGTAAGTGTTTCGGTGAAGAATGACCAGGAAGTGAAAAAGGGCGATCTTATCGCGACACTTGATATGGAAGATGCGCAGAAATCTGTCCGCGATGCGGAACTTTCTTTGCGGAGTGCCGAGATTAAGATGGCGCAGACAGAGAAGCTGTACAAGCATGAAACCGAAGATGATCGTCGGACTCGCCAGTTGCAAGAGGTTGTTGTTCGAGATGCGGAGAATCGTCTCTCGGACGCGAAGGAAGATTTGCAGAAGTATCTCATTCGTGCGCCGTTTGACGGGGTCGTAACCGGGCTTTCGGTGTCTGCGGGGGACTCTGTTTCGCGAGATGATATCTTGGCGACGATTATCTCCAAAAAACTCTATGCAAAGGTTTTGCTCAATGAAGTGGATGCGGCAAGTGTTTCCGTCGGACAGCAAACCAAGATTTCTTTTAGCGCGGTTGAGGCTTCAGATGTTCCCGGGGTTGTCTCGAAAATCGATACGATTGGGACGGTGAGTAGCGGCGTTGTGTCGTATAATGCCGAGATTGGTTTCGATGATGTCCCGGAAAATTTGAAACCGGGCATGAGCGCTGATGTCGAGATTATTTTGAGCGAAGCAAAGAATGTCTTGTATATTCCCACATCTGCGCTTCGTTCGGATGGGAATGCGAAGTATGTACTTGCCTTGGATGCTTCCAAAAATAAAGGAAATTCTTCTCTTACCGAAGACATGTTTCGGAAAGTTACAGTGACTCTTGGGAATTCCGATGATGTTTCAACAGAGGTGCGGAGTGGTTTGAGCGAGGGCGATGTGATTATGACCACAAAGTCATCTTCTTCAGCTTCCAATTCAACAACCTCTTCTTCCTCCCGAAGGACGGGTGGCGGCATGTTTCCTTTCTAA